A genome region from Desulfovibrio sp. JC010 includes the following:
- a CDS encoding PqqD family protein: MKLFSKKKQIIPEMTRGEAMACKPVKNRDITETRMDNGLIMLSYPLRLKPLFADVAKRFGMWKDGSPPIKRLELDEMGTLVWDMIDGKNSVRKIAAKFAEKYQVLPREAEVAAASFLRDLGKRGLIAFNAANHGSK, encoded by the coding sequence ATGAAATTGTTCAGTAAAAAAAAGCAGATTATCCCGGAAATGACCCGTGGCGAAGCCATGGCCTGTAAACCTGTTAAGAACCGGGACATAACTGAAACCCGCATGGATAACGGGCTGATAATGCTTTCTTACCCGTTGCGACTCAAGCCCCTTTTTGCAGACGTAGCTAAAAGATTCGGAATGTGGAAAGACGGCTCCCCGCCCATTAAAAGACTGGAACTGGATGAAATGGGAACGCTGGTCTGGGATATGATTGACGGTAAAAACAGTGTCCGCAAGATAGCGGCAAAATTTGCTGAAAAATATCAGGTTCTGCCCCGTGAAGCAGAGGTCGCAGCCGCTTCTTTTCTACGGGACTTGGGGAAAAGAGGCTTAATAGCCTTCAACGCAGCTAACCACGGGTCAAAATAA
- a CDS encoding MerR family transcriptional regulator: protein MSSQFLSLREVGRRLGIPPSTVVYYKDKYSKFLPSSGDDGRRQKYSVEAVEIFRRIREMYGMNWSTEQIENELSLKFGALVDTINNDQQLINEAGLESSSDMQTVIKGLSSVLGKVSDLLSNQALFQTELRDLREELSTLRTEKRKLSAETNERIMDMAMEIGRLKRDRAELFRLLRAGDTGPDESSFPSSGYLANPLVIRNSEGEYLGVAGKGRKHFSLEDFVKLLENSITSHRSVDLEWKESGGQWVLVIDASESGAATQKKIVLVTEENVTPNNNTVVRIDSMEINGKAVPGALLFSLFKQIRESFDR from the coding sequence ATGTCGAGTCAGTTTTTAAGTTTGAGAGAGGTTGGAAGAAGGTTGGGTATCCCTCCTTCAACAGTGGTGTATTATAAGGATAAGTACTCGAAATTTTTGCCTTCATCGGGAGATGATGGGCGCAGGCAGAAGTACTCTGTAGAAGCTGTGGAAATTTTCAGGAGGATACGCGAAATGTATGGAATGAATTGGTCAACTGAACAAATTGAAAATGAATTAAGCTTAAAATTCGGCGCATTGGTAGATACGATAAATAATGATCAACAATTGATCAATGAAGCCGGTCTTGAATCCAGTTCTGATATGCAGACCGTGATCAAAGGGCTTTCATCTGTCCTTGGGAAGGTTTCGGATCTTTTGTCCAATCAGGCTCTATTCCAGACTGAGTTGCGTGACTTGCGGGAAGAGCTTTCAACCTTGCGTACTGAGAAACGCAAGCTCTCTGCCGAAACCAATGAGCGTATCATGGATATGGCCATGGAAATCGGTCGATTGAAGCGTGATCGGGCGGAGTTGTTCAGACTTCTGCGTGCCGGTGACACCGGACCGGATGAGTCTTCTTTTCCTTCTTCCGGTTACCTTGCGAATCCTTTGGTTATTCGTAACTCAGAGGGAGAGTATCTTGGCGTAGCAGGAAAAGGGCGCAAGCATTTTTCTTTGGAAGACTTTGTAAAACTTCTGGAAAATAGTATAACTTCTCATAGAAGCGTTGACCTTGAGTGGAAGGAAAGCGGCGGGCAGTGGGTTTTGGTAATTGATGCCAGTGAAAGCGGTGCTGCGACACAGAAGAAAATTGTGCTGGTTACTGAAGAGAACGTAACTCCCAATAATAATACTGTTGTACGCATTGATAGTATGGAAATTAATGGCAAAGCTGTTCCTGGAGCACTTTTATTCAGTCTTTTTAAGCAGATACGTGAAAGTTTTGATCGTTAA
- a CDS encoding FtsX-like permease family protein gives MSTYQADKRKYQWGRIAFFLLSALLFLSSGMVERAYSSTDSIRQTITELSAFGDRSFGSKGAKRAADYIEMKFEELGDFKTGKHLFLAPAMNTSDTVFSIDNGKQLHIKPAKFNAVSPPSTPVEGLDGPVIYVGKGDLDNFNGLPVKDSIVLMDMDSGKNWLNAASLGASALIYIDNGPTLKGFFEEKLELSPLDFPRYYMSAADARTELGFDSGIGSKLVAESGHIKSQSKWERIEAENVYCLIEGSDPKMAEELVVIESFYDSSVYVMGDSPGADEALSIASLLEVGKKMAANPPKRSVLLLATTGHGQSLRGMREYATAVSGKSKTLKKIKVELRKKKNDASKILDGLELDNPLATELATENPQLFSLLYETLKNQIKDEVDIISKKLMQLRLQENADQNAITELDNRRKLLRRISWKSDYSTLPAEEMAAVQDLFPHVKEKVLKTKRDIKQQLTAIKSARELRKIVRSKEMVCGISLHLSSHGEGVGAFGQGWFYELRPRVNLSRTFSRINDILEDAVPEVEKLTGTEGMYKDTLRPDRTRPWQTWLLDKPQFSSEIGIMSGKLCFTFATVNDGREYWGTPFDTVGNVNWDKIGKQAELAEGLIRKISDTSGPLTSKLPRKGFAMVNGKARFIRQGELFADQPAPGVIFMAFQGKTRFYALSDSEGDFKYKGVASKKLVQSKLIIEGYKYNDDGRIVWAIDKQQTGKSSYRVKMRRLDMETKLVMFGCRQTTLFDLLTPRTFRYMTKVEVLDGTRDATPMHYWYSRIDTRSSTIASVFLEPDVPLKMTLSDTVLNRKMILIDSKTDDPAGKGYNLKQWPIIPATDYRAARDMWTLLDPRIQNLEAHGIVNQQIRNLEQKGSKALADAETAWKERRYDDFMTDARNAWALASKVYLDVDQTQKDVLVGVLFYIALFIPFAYCMERLLFSFADIHKRILGFLAVLSAVIAVIYSVHPAFELTYSPMVVILAFFILGLSVMVSLIIFFRFEKEMILLQQRAHKTQTSEISKWKAFTSAFVIGVSNLRRRKLRTFLTCLTLTILTFTIMSFTAVKSLREHTYVKFNDAKPYHGLFMKNLGWHDLPRETLSIVSNDFDENGIVAPRGWMELKDKTTSAVTPVSFGNKQEEVKGLVGLGSMEPHVSGIDKILVSGKWLIPGKNNQILLSQEMATRLGASAGDVVDVWGSSFLLTGIFNGKKFTEHTDLDGEPMTPVIFPSAAAQELSEVEAEAIESGEDIDTFQGRYTHIPGDVTAIIPYETLMAMGGHLKALAIAPISGEFSKETVNGMIDRYGLPIFSCDSSGTYICQSSDTMNYSGMGNILIPLIISALIVLNTMITSVYERKKEIAVYTSIGMAPTHVSFLFIAEAIAFAVISVVVGYLIAQTASGLLAGTPLWAGMTANYSSMAGVAAMLLVIAVTLISVIYPSKVAANIAIPDVNRSWKMPDTDTNTIEATLPFLLKHKEQQDAGGFMLEYLESHTEVSHGLFSTSEIEVNFSQEHLPESVCDLLEGCPDHITCFRFNVRVWLAPFDFGVKQMVELRFRPSEAHPQFLEAVLFITRESGEIGAWKRLNKDFINAIRKQFLVWRSLDPEKQKSFREKVPEMMAFGFTGLNTSNKLADL, from the coding sequence TGTCGGCAAGGGAGACCTTGATAATTTCAACGGTCTTCCGGTCAAAGATTCCATTGTGCTCATGGATATGGATTCCGGCAAAAACTGGCTCAATGCGGCCAGTCTAGGAGCATCGGCTCTTATCTATATTGATAACGGCCCGACCCTGAAAGGTTTTTTCGAAGAAAAGCTGGAACTCTCACCGCTGGATTTTCCCCGTTACTATATGAGTGCAGCAGATGCACGCACCGAACTGGGGTTTGACTCCGGGATCGGAAGCAAGCTTGTTGCCGAATCAGGACATATTAAATCCCAAAGCAAATGGGAAAGGATTGAAGCGGAAAACGTATACTGCCTTATCGAGGGCAGTGATCCGAAAATGGCTGAAGAGCTGGTTGTAATTGAATCTTTTTACGACAGCTCAGTCTACGTCATGGGCGATTCTCCCGGTGCGGATGAAGCTCTTTCCATTGCCTCTCTTCTTGAGGTCGGAAAAAAAATGGCCGCCAATCCGCCCAAACGCTCGGTACTGCTGCTGGCAACCACCGGACACGGACAGTCCCTGCGCGGCATGCGTGAATACGCCACTGCTGTTTCCGGTAAAAGCAAAACGCTCAAAAAAATCAAGGTGGAGTTGCGTAAGAAAAAAAATGACGCTTCCAAAATTCTTGACGGTCTTGAGCTGGACAACCCGCTGGCAACCGAGCTTGCAACGGAAAATCCGCAACTGTTCTCCCTGCTTTACGAAACCCTGAAAAACCAGATCAAGGACGAGGTGGATATAATCAGCAAAAAACTCATGCAGTTGCGGCTGCAGGAAAATGCTGATCAAAACGCCATCACTGAACTTGACAACAGACGCAAGCTGCTGCGCCGCATTTCATGGAAATCCGATTACTCCACCCTGCCTGCTGAAGAGATGGCGGCGGTGCAAGATCTTTTTCCACATGTTAAAGAGAAAGTCCTTAAAACCAAACGGGACATCAAACAACAGCTGACCGCCATCAAGAGTGCCCGTGAACTGCGCAAGATTGTACGCTCCAAGGAAATGGTCTGCGGCATCTCCCTGCACCTTTCCAGCCATGGCGAAGGGGTCGGGGCTTTCGGGCAGGGCTGGTTCTATGAACTCAGACCGCGCGTCAACCTCTCACGCACCTTTTCGCGCATCAACGACATCCTTGAAGACGCGGTACCGGAAGTTGAAAAACTGACCGGGACCGAAGGCATGTACAAAGACACCCTGCGCCCGGACCGCACCCGCCCGTGGCAGACATGGCTGCTCGATAAACCGCAGTTCAGCAGTGAAATCGGCATCATGTCCGGCAAGCTCTGCTTCACCTTCGCCACTGTGAACGACGGTCGCGAGTACTGGGGCACACCTTTTGATACTGTTGGAAACGTCAATTGGGATAAAATCGGCAAACAGGCCGAACTCGCTGAAGGTCTGATCAGGAAAATTTCCGACACATCCGGCCCGCTGACCTCCAAGCTGCCCCGCAAAGGATTCGCCATGGTCAACGGCAAGGCCCGCTTCATTCGTCAGGGTGAACTTTTCGCGGACCAGCCGGCTCCCGGAGTCATCTTCATGGCTTTTCAGGGTAAAACCAGATTCTACGCCCTTTCCGACTCCGAAGGAGATTTCAAATACAAGGGCGTGGCCTCCAAAAAACTGGTCCAGTCCAAACTGATCATTGAAGGCTATAAATATAATGATGACGGCAGAATTGTCTGGGCCATCGACAAACAGCAGACCGGGAAAAGCTCATACAGGGTAAAAATGCGCCGACTGGACATGGAAACCAAGCTGGTTATGTTCGGTTGCCGCCAGACCACCCTTTTCGACCTGCTGACCCCGCGCACCTTCCGCTACATGACCAAAGTGGAAGTACTGGACGGCACCCGCGACGCCACCCCCATGCACTACTGGTACAGCCGCATCGATACCCGTTCATCCACCATTGCCAGTGTATTCCTCGAACCGGATGTACCGCTGAAAATGACTCTCTCGGATACGGTGCTGAACCGAAAAATGATTCTCATTGATTCCAAAACAGATGATCCGGCCGGCAAGGGATACAACCTCAAACAATGGCCCATTATCCCGGCCACCGACTACCGTGCGGCGCGGGATATGTGGACCTTGCTTGATCCGCGTATTCAAAACCTTGAAGCCCACGGCATCGTCAACCAGCAGATCAGGAATCTGGAACAGAAAGGGAGCAAAGCCCTCGCCGATGCTGAAACAGCATGGAAGGAACGCCGCTACGACGATTTCATGACCGATGCCCGCAACGCATGGGCACTGGCCTCCAAGGTCTACCTTGATGTGGACCAGACCCAGAAGGATGTGCTGGTGGGCGTTCTCTTTTACATCGCCCTGTTCATCCCCTTTGCCTACTGCATGGAGAGGCTGCTCTTCTCCTTCGCTGATATCCACAAAAGAATTCTCGGCTTTCTGGCCGTGCTTTCGGCGGTTATCGCGGTCATTTATTCCGTGCACCCCGCTTTTGAGCTCACCTACAGCCCCATGGTTGTAATTCTGGCCTTCTTCATTCTCGGCCTTTCGGTCATGGTTTCGCTGATCATTTTCTTCCGCTTTGAAAAAGAAATGATTCTGCTCCAGCAACGGGCACACAAGACCCAGACCTCGGAAATCAGCAAGTGGAAGGCTTTCACCTCCGCATTTGTTATCGGGGTCAGCAACCTGCGCCGCCGCAAACTCAGGACCTTCCTGACCTGTTTGACCCTGACTATCCTGACTTTCACCATCATGAGCTTCACCGCAGTTAAATCACTGCGTGAACATACTTACGTTAAATTCAATGATGCCAAGCCCTACCACGGCTTATTCATGAAAAATCTCGGCTGGCACGATCTGCCCCGTGAAACTCTGTCCATTGTCAGCAATGACTTTGATGAAAACGGTATTGTCGCCCCGCGCGGCTGGATGGAGTTGAAGGACAAAACAACTTCCGCTGTCACCCCGGTCAGCTTCGGCAATAAGCAGGAAGAGGTAAAAGGACTGGTGGGGCTCGGCTCCATGGAACCGCATGTCAGCGGAATTGATAAAATTCTGGTCAGCGGCAAATGGCTGATACCCGGCAAGAACAACCAGATTCTGCTCTCACAGGAAATGGCAACGCGCCTCGGTGCTTCCGCCGGGGATGTCGTTGACGTCTGGGGCAGTTCCTTCCTGCTGACGGGTATTTTCAACGGCAAAAAATTCACCGAACACACCGACCTTGACGGCGAACCCATGACTCCGGTCATCTTCCCTTCCGCCGCTGCGCAGGAGCTCAGTGAAGTTGAAGCCGAAGCCATTGAATCCGGCGAAGATATCGACACCTTTCAGGGTCGTTACACCCACATTCCCGGCGATGTAACTGCCATCATCCCCTACGAAACCCTCATGGCCATGGGCGGACACCTCAAGGCTCTGGCTATCGCTCCGATATCCGGTGAGTTCTCCAAGGAAACTGTAAACGGCATGATCGACCGTTACGGACTGCCTATCTTCAGTTGCGATAGCAGCGGCACATACATCTGCCAGTCCTCGGACACCATGAATTATTCGGGCATGGGTAACATCCTCATCCCGCTGATCATTTCCGCGCTCATCGTTTTGAACACCATGATTACCAGTGTTTATGAGCGTAAAAAGGAAATCGCGGTTTATACTTCCATCGGTATGGCCCCGACCCACGTATCTTTCCTGTTCATTGCCGAGGCCATCGCCTTTGCAGTTATCAGCGTGGTGGTGGGTTACCTGATCGCCCAGACAGCATCCGGCCTCTTGGCCGGGACCCCGCTCTGGGCGGGCATGACCGCAAACTACTCGTCCATGGCGGGCGTAGCGGCCATGCTGCTGGTCATTGCCGTAACTCTGATCTCGGTCATCTATCCTTCCAAGGTAGCGGCGAACATCGCCATCCCGGACGTCAACCGCTCATGGAAAATGCCTGACACCGACACCAACACCATCGAAGCCACCCTGCCCTTCCTGCTCAAACATAAAGAGCAGCAGGACGCGGGCGGATTCATGCTTGAATATCTTGAATCACACACCGAAGTTTCCCACGGACTGTTCTCCACTTCGGAGATCGAAGTAAACTTCAGTCAGGAGCACCTGCCTGAATCGGTCTGCGACCTGCTGGAAGGCTGCCCGGACCATATAACCTGCTTCCGCTTCAACGTGCGGGTCTGGCTGGCTCCCTTTGACTTCGGGGTCAAGCAGATGGTGGAACTGCGCTTCCGTCCCTCTGAAGCACATCCGCAATTCCTTGAGGCTGTGCTTTTCATCACCCGTGAATCCGGTGAAATAGGAGCATGGAAGCGGCTGAACAAAGACTTTATCAACGCCATCAGAAAGCAATTCCTCGTCTGGCGTTCACTTGATCCGGAAAAACAGAAGAGCTTCCGCGAGAAGGTTCCGGAAATGATGGCCTTCGGTTTCACCGGACTGAATACAAGCAACAAACTTGCTGACCTTTAA
- a CDS encoding peptide transporter, giving the protein MHNDKELQEYRDLLKTPTHFEEGFDWKTVVGAIFIGFLMMPGSMYLQLVIGQGIGPAARWVTIILFAEIAKRSYTELKQQEIFLLYYMAGAALASPFSGLLWQQYLVQSDAARMLGLTEFIPAWVAPQPGSDSLIERTFFHRDWLIPILLLVGAQIVQRIDHFGLGYALYRITSDVEKLPFPMAPVGALGTMALAESTEEKQASWKWRVFSVGGVIGLAFGAVYVLLPAVSGLLFTEPIRIIPIPWVELTPYTEKILPAVATGIQFDLGLFFIGMVLPFWAVIGGLIGIVITIVANPVLYEHGILHRWHPGMETVETVFANNFDFYMSFSIGLGLAIGIIGIWYVAKSFRGEHAKSRESWSKLFEPPEGRGDINFWVSIAIYVFSTLAYVGMSLLLVPNFPWIFFLLYGFIYTPVISYITARMEGIAGQFVSLPLVREASFIAGAKFFGYQGIEIWYAPIPIHNYGEATVHFREIELTGTSIRGIIKAELVVFPVVMIASLLFSQFIWQLAPIPSSNYPYAQELWHLQALNTLLMQTSTLEGNSLFFQALSGPVVMGGISLGLVLYAILNALGLPVLLVYGVVRGLGQSTPHGFILEVAGALIGRYFFQKKYGAMWRQYAPVLLAGFSCGMGLTGMFAMGCTLILKSLGKMAY; this is encoded by the coding sequence ATGCACAACGATAAAGAGCTACAAGAATATCGGGACCTGCTGAAAACCCCGACCCATTTTGAAGAGGGCTTCGACTGGAAAACAGTAGTCGGTGCCATCTTCATCGGCTTCTTGATGATGCCGGGCAGTATGTACCTGCAGCTGGTCATCGGTCAGGGCATCGGCCCGGCCGCGCGCTGGGTAACAATTATTCTCTTCGCCGAAATCGCCAAAAGGTCGTACACCGAGCTGAAACAGCAGGAAATTTTCCTGCTCTACTACATGGCCGGGGCGGCTCTGGCCTCGCCATTCTCAGGCTTGCTATGGCAACAATATTTAGTGCAGTCGGACGCAGCGCGCATGCTGGGACTGACCGAATTCATCCCCGCATGGGTGGCCCCGCAGCCGGGATCGGATTCGCTCATTGAACGAACTTTCTTCCACCGCGACTGGCTCATACCGATACTGCTGCTGGTGGGTGCCCAGATTGTCCAGCGAATAGACCATTTCGGACTGGGCTATGCCCTGTACCGCATCACATCAGACGTGGAAAAACTGCCCTTCCCCATGGCTCCGGTCGGCGCGCTGGGTACCATGGCACTGGCAGAATCCACCGAAGAAAAACAAGCCAGCTGGAAATGGCGGGTCTTCTCGGTAGGGGGTGTCATCGGACTGGCTTTCGGGGCAGTCTACGTGCTCCTGCCTGCGGTTTCGGGGTTACTCTTTACGGAACCGATCAGGATAATCCCCATACCGTGGGTGGAGCTTACGCCGTATACGGAAAAAATTCTGCCCGCCGTGGCAACAGGTATCCAGTTTGACCTCGGACTGTTCTTCATCGGTATGGTTCTGCCTTTCTGGGCTGTTATCGGCGGACTGATCGGGATTGTCATCACCATTGTTGCCAACCCGGTACTTTATGAGCACGGCATCCTGCACCGCTGGCATCCGGGTATGGAAACCGTTGAAACGGTCTTTGCCAACAACTTTGACTTTTATATGAGTTTTTCCATCGGGCTGGGTCTGGCCATCGGTATTATCGGTATCTGGTACGTGGCCAAATCATTCCGTGGCGAACACGCCAAAAGCCGTGAATCATGGAGTAAACTTTTCGAGCCGCCGGAAGGCCGCGGGGATATCAACTTCTGGGTCTCCATTGCCATTTATGTCTTCTCTACCCTTGCTTACGTAGGTATGAGTCTGCTGCTGGTACCCAATTTCCCGTGGATATTCTTCCTGCTCTACGGCTTTATCTACACCCCGGTGATCTCGTACATCACCGCGCGAATGGAAGGTATTGCCGGACAATTTGTAAGTTTGCCGCTGGTACGTGAGGCCAGCTTCATCGCCGGGGCAAAATTCTTCGGCTATCAGGGTATTGAAATCTGGTACGCACCGATCCCCATCCACAACTACGGGGAAGCCACAGTCCATTTCCGCGAAATTGAACTGACCGGAACTTCCATCCGGGGTATCATCAAGGCGGAACTTGTTGTTTTCCCGGTGGTCATGATCGCCAGCCTGCTCTTTTCGCAATTCATCTGGCAGCTTGCGCCCATTCCGTCATCCAACTACCCGTACGCACAGGAACTCTGGCACTTGCAGGCCCTGAACACCCTGCTCATGCAGACCTCCACCCTTGAAGGTAACTCCCTGTTCTTTCAAGCCTTGAGCGGCCCGGTGGTCATGGGCGGTATCAGTCTGGGACTTGTGCTCTATGCCATACTGAATGCATTAGGTCTGCCTGTTCTGCTGGTCTACGGTGTGGTCAGGGGACTTGGCCAAAGCACGCCCCACGGATTTATTCTGGAGGTTGCCGGAGCATTGATCGGCCGTTATTTTTTTCAGAAAAAATACGGTGCCATGTGGAGGCAGTATGCCCCGGTCCTGCTGGCAGGCTTCTCCTGCGGCATGGGCTTGACCGGAATGTTTGCCATGGGCTGCACATTAATCCTGAAATCACTGGGGAAAATGGCCTATTAA
- a CDS encoding HD-GYP domain-containing protein, translating to MLEKIKTTNLQEGMFVVCSANGFTSLPAELSNKAIASKADISAILQLNISEVLIDSEKSAAPNSFPQSTYSEEILFAREAYSNALNCVQKIFQTIADQGQLEIAEYKKDITPLIDSIDRNNSAAASLTVLARTDRYLLTHSLNTTILSAILGRYMGLSRDLIEELSMTAMLMNVGQLWIPQKILQKKGKLSREEFQQIKEHSLKGSRYLEKQNTPATIIKSVQAHHEKYDGTGYPDGLAGNDIPQFSRIISICDAYDAMTSDRPYREAMTPNAAIKHLYSMANSAFHPRYLESFIKCVGIYPVGCFVKLSDGRYGVVVTNTPKAPLLPQVKIVFNSRFRAIHPEFVDLSKRSEETQGNNLEIVECIHPKTFKLELDRFLW from the coding sequence ATGCTAGAAAAAATAAAGACTACCAATCTTCAGGAAGGAATGTTTGTTGTCTGTTCCGCCAACGGCTTCACCAGCCTTCCCGCTGAGCTTTCCAACAAAGCAATCGCATCAAAAGCAGACATCTCCGCCATACTTCAGCTTAACATCAGCGAAGTCCTGATTGATTCGGAGAAAAGTGCCGCCCCAAACAGCTTCCCCCAGAGCACTTATTCTGAAGAAATCCTCTTCGCACGCGAAGCCTACAGCAACGCCCTGAACTGTGTACAAAAAATATTTCAAACAATTGCAGATCAGGGTCAGCTTGAAATAGCCGAATACAAAAAAGACATCACCCCGCTTATCGATTCCATCGACAGGAATAACAGTGCTGCAGCCAGCCTTACCGTTCTCGCCCGCACGGACAGATATCTACTCACCCACAGTCTGAATACCACAATCTTAAGTGCTATCCTTGGACGCTACATGGGGCTTTCCCGCGACCTGATAGAAGAACTTTCAATGACCGCCATGCTGATGAACGTGGGGCAACTCTGGATTCCTCAAAAAATACTTCAAAAAAAGGGTAAACTTTCCAGAGAAGAATTTCAGCAGATCAAGGAACACTCCCTGAAAGGCAGCCGGTACCTTGAAAAGCAGAACACCCCTGCGACAATAATCAAATCTGTTCAAGCACATCACGAAAAATATGATGGAACAGGCTACCCGGATGGTCTTGCGGGCAATGACATTCCGCAATTTTCACGCATCATATCAATCTGTGATGCATATGATGCCATGACCTCGGACCGCCCTTACCGTGAGGCCATGACTCCGAACGCAGCCATCAAGCACCTGTATTCCATGGCAAATTCGGCCTTCCATCCCAGATACCTGGAAAGTTTCATTAAATGTGTGGGGATTTATCCGGTAGGCTGCTTTGTAAAGTTATCCGACGGTCGTTACGGGGTTGTTGTCACCAACACCCCCAAAGCTCCGCTGCTGCCGCAGGTAAAAATCGTGTTCAACAGCAGATTCCGGGCTATTCACCCAGAATTCGTGGACCTTTCCAAGCGGTCAGAAGAAACACAGGGAAATAATCTGGAAATTGTGGAATGCATCCACCCCAAGACGTTCAAATTGGAACTGGACAGATTCCTCTGGTAA
- a CDS encoding DUF6785 family protein encodes MHGKIRKRAILLGTLFGLLICAFTPFNNAYLNATPLAGGHFPLAPFFILAWLTAICALHRKLLRSHPLLTGLDLMTMWILMVIVSGIAYTGLARTFFINLTAPFHFATIGNRWKEVLQPLLPEALHPTDPKAVEQLYNGIKGGPFMDNLEVFQSIPWASWLTPLMWWGIFILLCYFMMLCLTNIFSRQWVENERINFPLLQLPRFMEEAMDQGLYGSFLGNKFFLIGLIFCICLHTINGLHFYIPSVPEMPTLILAGKYFSKTGLFSGFYKLKIYFYPAFVGFAFLASRQISFSFWFFFLLGGLFYGILSIAGLNIPASALGVTFGPTLTRPEETQMIGAYLVFFIFIIWLARQHLKQVIKEAFGAQSTRGEAEWMSLRFSFWGLAVSGLLLTGWCVYFGIPLLVAVVVLLAFFVFTLVASKAICQGGIAYFTLTAAPLDCVTTIFGSKFFGSVGIAVTAMCQKILFVDLRESLMPSLVHGSKVNEWLDNKRLFLIGITVILLLGVIVSFGAMLMVCYKYGIRELQLDWATRTSMNVYDNVVRIIQEPAAASHWVTTFATMGAVIMFALVLAYNRLPWWPLHPIGYLTAYSSAMKILWFSFFLGWICNQLTLRYGGVGLFKRVRYLFFGLIMGDFLMGGIWALYGLYAGQSYQVLPG; translated from the coding sequence ATGCATGGTAAAATAAGGAAAAGAGCGATTCTGCTGGGTACCCTTTTCGGGCTGCTCATCTGCGCCTTCACCCCTTTCAATAATGCCTACTTGAACGCTACGCCGCTGGCAGGAGGACATTTTCCGCTGGCTCCGTTCTTCATTCTGGCCTGGCTGACCGCAATCTGCGCGCTGCACCGCAAGCTGCTGCGCTCGCATCCGCTGCTGACCGGGCTGGACCTGATGACCATGTGGATCCTGATGGTCATTGTTTCCGGTATTGCCTACACCGGACTGGCAAGAACTTTTTTTATCAATCTTACCGCGCCCTTCCATTTCGCCACCATCGGCAACAGGTGGAAGGAAGTGCTCCAACCGCTGCTGCCCGAAGCCCTGCACCCCACTGACCCCAAGGCCGTGGAGCAGCTCTACAACGGCATCAAGGGCGGTCCGTTCATGGACAACCTTGAAGTATTCCAGTCCATCCCGTGGGCGTCGTGGCTCACACCGCTCATGTGGTGGGGCATCTTCATTCTGCTCTGCTACTTCATGATGCTTTGTCTGACCAACATCTTCAGCAGGCAGTGGGTGGAGAACGAACGCATCAACTTTCCGCTGCTGCAGCTGCCCCGCTTCATGGAAGAAGCCATGGATCAGGGCTTGTACGGCTCGTTCCTCGGCAACAAATTCTTCCTCATCGGGCTGATCTTCTGTATCTGCCTGCACACCATCAACGGCCTGCATTTCTACATCCCCTCGGTGCCGGAAATGCCGACCCTGATTCTAGCCGGGAAATACTTTTCCAAAACCGGGCTTTTCTCCGGCTTCTACAAGCTGAAAATCTACTTCTACCCCGCTTTTGTGGGTTTCGCCTTTCTGGCTTCACGCCAGATTTCTTTCAGCTTCTGGTTCTTTTTCCTGCTCGGCGGACTCTTTTACGGAATCCTCAGTATTGCCGGGCTGAACATCCCTGCTTCCGCATTGGGAGTAACCTTCGGCCCGACCCTGACCCGGCCTGAAGAAACCCAGATGATCGGGGCCTATCTGGTATTTTTCATCTTTATCATCTGGCTGGCCCGCCAGCATCTCAAGCAGGTCATCAAAGAAGCATTCGGAGCCCAGTCCACCCGCGGTGAAGCGGAATGGATGTCCCTGCGCTTCTCCTTCTGGGGACTGGCTGTATCCGGCCTGCTGCTCACCGGATGGTGCGTATACTTCGGCATCCCGCTGCTGGTGGCGGTAGTGGTCCTGCTGGCCTTTTTCGTCTTCACGCTGGTGGCCTCCAAGGCAATTTGTCAGGGCGGTATCGCCTATTTTACCCTGACCGCCGCCCCACTTGACTGCGTGACCACAATTTTCGGGTCCAAATTTTTCGGATCGGTTGGAATTGCGGTCACCGCCATGTGCCAGAAAATACTTTTCGTGGACCTGCGTGAATCGCTGATGCCTTCACTGGTGCACGGCTCCAAAGTCAATGAATGGCTGGATAACAAACGGCTCTTCCTGATCGGCATAACCGTAATCCTGCTGCTGGGTGTAATCGTATCCTTCGGGGCCATGCTTATGGTCTGCTACAAATACGGTATCCGCGAACTGCAGCTGGACTGGGCCACCCGCACTTCCATGAACGTCTACGACAACGTGGTACGCATCATTCAGGAACCTGCCGCAGCCTCGCACTGGGTAACCACCTTCGCCACCATGGGCGCGGTGATCATGTTCGCGCTGGTGCTGGCATACAACAGACTGCCGTGGTGGCCGCTGCATCCCATCGGATACCTGACCGCCTACAGCTCAGCCATGAAGATTCTCTGGTTCAGCTTTTTCCTCGGCTGGATATGCAACCAGCTGACCCTGCGCTACGGCGGAGTCGGGCTGTTCAAACGGGTTCGCTACCTGTTCTTCGGCCTGATCATGGGAGATTTTTTAATGGGCGGCATATGGGCCTTGTATGGACTGTACGCAGGGCAGAGTTATCAGGTCCTGCCGGGCTAA